In a single window of the Agromyces sp. H17E-10 genome:
- a CDS encoding carboxypeptidase regulatory-like domain-containing protein: MTALVVAVLAFGSATPAHADETGPASIGGIITGPDGAAMPDVDVTLYIFTDGRPLSHWQSVKSNAAGEYEITDLPATTFKMRFTPDDPTFATEWWGHTADSRSSVEISIARGQTLRGIDVQLSLSGSITGTISASGPESVGVAFVTVELYVRRDDGGFEKLNGVWPRDDHSYSFSGLLSGEYTIRVEPREGSSYASEWWNNRPRESVADSIVVEGGHVTEHIDVQLEVGATITGMITGEAGKPPGFVDAVLYDLSDGTAREFHTVHVSAPGQYTFFGVPDGTYAVKFQPSDSYFDDEWWHDAIDLAAADRVHVTRGDTIRGIDAELAAKSTISGVVRGSDGAPAAQAVVELYDTNDSQQFVERVWTDASGAYTLAGIDAGRYHLRILAPSGSQDGDQWWDAASGLSSAEVIEVGERDHLTADPSLRPGAVISGTVTDDAGAPLKGVGVEVELIGGTDHPIAIVSTNDDGRYEIFGLEPQDYRVYFRPPWGVNMLQEWWENASSKASSTAITLSTSEIRSGVDVVLETGAAIEGTVMGIDGKPAWNTRVQTYRLEENGWYMPWKSAYVDQEGHYSIIGLISGSYAVGFDPPPASPYEDEFWNDHPDSTEFDPIELVAGQAPVTIDATLIRPADIRYPEIFGTATVGSTLTAVTSSEDLGAQITYQWFADDAPLDGATGRDLLLTPDLLGETISVEVRATLTGYPDGTNSSAMTEPVGLGLLTAPTPTITGSASTGSTLTVKPGSWTTGTTFAYQWYANGTAISGATASTLALTSAHAGKTITVRVTGSKPAYTTVSKSSAATSKVFLASTPTISGTAAVGSTLTAKPGTWATGTTLKYQWYASGSTISGATGSTFKPASSQAGKQITVRVTGSLSGYTTTARTSTATPKVITAGAPTISGTAATGSTLTAKPGTWTTGTRFTYQWYANGTTISGATASTFKPTSTQAGKTITVRVTGSQTGYATASKTSPATGKVYLAPTPTITGTPAVGATLTATAGTWTTGSTLTYQWYASGTAITGATAKTLKLSSSQAGKQITVRVTGSLSGYTTTARTSTATPKVITAGAPTISGSAATGSTLTAKPGTWTTGTRFTYQWYANGAAVSGATASTFKPASVQAGKTITVRITGSQTGYATVSKTSAATSKVYLAPTPTITGTPAVGSTLTASAGTWTTGSTLTYQWYASGTAITGATAKTLKLSSSQAGMQITVRVTGSLTGYPTTSRISAATLKVATVGTPTITGTAVVGSTLTAKPGTWTTGTAFTFQWYVNGAAVEGATSPSFIPSVDQLDQQLSVELTGSLVGYATVVAASVPTPKVVDGTPTVTPVE, translated from the coding sequence TTGACCGCCCTCGTCGTGGCGGTGCTGGCGTTCGGCAGCGCCACGCCCGCCCATGCCGATGAGACCGGGCCGGCAAGCATCGGGGGAATCATCACTGGGCCAGACGGCGCCGCCATGCCGGATGTCGACGTGACGTTGTACATCTTCACCGATGGCCGTCCGCTGTCGCACTGGCAGTCGGTGAAGTCAAATGCCGCCGGCGAGTACGAGATCACCGATCTGCCGGCCACCACCTTCAAGATGAGGTTCACTCCAGACGATCCGACCTTCGCAACGGAATGGTGGGGGCACACGGCCGACTCGCGCTCATCGGTCGAGATCAGCATCGCCCGGGGTCAGACGCTCCGTGGAATCGACGTGCAACTCAGCCTCAGTGGTTCGATCACGGGGACGATCAGCGCGAGTGGGCCCGAGTCGGTCGGAGTCGCCTTTGTCACCGTCGAGCTGTATGTCCGCCGCGACGACGGAGGGTTCGAGAAACTCAACGGTGTTTGGCCTCGCGACGACCACAGTTACTCATTCAGCGGGCTGCTCAGCGGCGAGTACACGATTCGCGTAGAGCCGAGAGAGGGGTCCTCCTACGCGAGTGAATGGTGGAACAACCGCCCGCGCGAATCGGTGGCCGACTCGATAGTGGTCGAGGGCGGTCACGTCACCGAACACATCGATGTCCAGCTTGAAGTCGGGGCCACGATCACCGGCATGATCACCGGCGAAGCCGGGAAGCCGCCCGGCTTCGTCGACGCTGTCCTCTACGACCTGTCGGACGGAACGGCGCGCGAATTCCACACTGTCCACGTGAGTGCTCCCGGACAGTACACGTTCTTCGGCGTTCCCGACGGCACGTACGCGGTGAAGTTCCAACCGTCGGATTCGTACTTCGATGACGAATGGTGGCACGACGCCATCGATTTGGCGGCGGCCGACCGCGTACACGTCACCCGGGGCGACACCATCCGCGGGATCGATGCCGAACTCGCTGCGAAGTCGACGATCTCAGGAGTGGTCCGAGGGTCGGATGGTGCTCCGGCGGCGCAGGCGGTCGTCGAACTGTACGACACGAACGATTCGCAGCAGTTCGTCGAACGAGTTTGGACGGACGCGAGCGGCGCGTACACCCTCGCGGGCATCGATGCCGGTCGGTATCACTTGCGGATCCTCGCGCCGAGCGGGAGTCAGGACGGCGATCAATGGTGGGACGCCGCCTCGGGCCTGTCGTCCGCCGAGGTCATCGAGGTGGGCGAGCGCGACCACCTCACGGCCGATCCGTCGCTCCGGCCCGGCGCCGTCATCTCCGGTACGGTCACCGATGACGCAGGCGCACCGCTCAAGGGAGTCGGCGTCGAGGTCGAGTTGATCGGCGGAACCGACCATCCCATCGCCATCGTGTCGACGAACGACGACGGCAGGTACGAGATCTTCGGACTCGAGCCGCAGGACTATCGGGTCTACTTCAGGCCGCCGTGGGGCGTGAACATGCTCCAGGAATGGTGGGAGAACGCGTCGTCGAAGGCCTCGTCGACCGCGATCACGCTCTCGACCAGTGAAATCCGCTCGGGAGTGGATGTCGTGCTCGAAACCGGCGCCGCCATCGAGGGGACGGTGATGGGCATCGACGGCAAGCCGGCCTGGAATACCCGGGTTCAGACCTATCGCCTGGAGGAGAACGGGTGGTACATGCCCTGGAAGAGTGCGTACGTCGACCAGGAGGGACATTATTCGATCATCGGTCTCATCAGCGGCTCGTACGCGGTCGGGTTCGATCCCCCGCCCGCCTCGCCGTATGAGGACGAGTTCTGGAACGACCACCCCGACTCCACGGAGTTCGATCCCATCGAGTTGGTCGCCGGCCAAGCCCCGGTGACGATCGATGCGACCCTCATCCGCCCGGCCGACATCCGCTACCCGGAGATCTTCGGCACCGCGACCGTCGGCTCCACGCTGACTGCGGTGACCTCGTCGGAGGATCTCGGCGCGCAGATCACGTACCAGTGGTTCGCTGACGACGCGCCCCTCGACGGTGCGACCGGCCGCGACCTCCTCCTCACTCCCGATCTGCTCGGAGAGACGATCTCGGTAGAGGTCCGGGCGACATTGACCGGCTACCCCGACGGGACGAACAGTTCTGCCATGACCGAGCCCGTCGGTCTCGGCCTCCTGACCGCACCGACTCCGACGATCACCGGATCCGCGTCGACGGGCTCAACCCTGACGGTCAAGCCGGGCAGCTGGACGACCGGCACCACGTTCGCCTACCAGTGGTACGCGAACGGAACGGCGATCAGCGGTGCCACCGCATCGACGCTCGCACTGACGAGCGCCCACGCCGGCAAGACCATCACCGTGCGCGTCACCGGCTCCAAGCCCGCCTACACGACGGTGTCGAAGAGCTCGGCCGCGACGTCGAAGGTGTTCCTGGCGTCCACGCCGACGATCAGCGGGACAGCCGCGGTCGGCTCGACGCTGACGGCGAAGCCAGGCACCTGGGCGACCGGCACGACGCTGAAGTACCAGTGGTACGCCTCCGGCTCGACGATCAGCGGCGCGACCGGATCGACGTTCAAGCCGGCGAGCTCCCAGGCGGGGAAACAGATCACCGTTCGAGTCACCGGGTCACTCTCCGGTTACACGACCACCGCGCGAACTTCGACCGCGACCCCGAAGGTGATCACTGCCGGAGCGCCGACGATCTCGGGCACCGCCGCGACCGGATCGACCCTCACTGCGAAGCCCGGCACGTGGACGACCGGAACACGGTTCACGTACCAGTGGTACGCCAACGGCACGACCATCAGCGGCGCGACGGCCTCGACATTCAAGCCCACTTCAACTCAGGCCGGCAAGACGATCACCGTCCGGGTCACCGGGTCGCAGACCGGCTACGCGACGGCCTCGAAGACGTCACCGGCGACCGGCAAGGTGTACCTCGCTCCGACCCCGACCATCACCGGCACCCCCGCCGTCGGAGCCACCCTCACCGCGACCGCGGGAACCTGGACGACCGGATCGACCCTCACGTACCAGTGGTACGCCTCCGGCACCGCCATCACCGGCGCCACCGCGAAGACGCTCAAACTCAGCAGCTCGCAGGCCGGCAAGCAGATCACCGTTCGCGTTACCGGGTCGCTGTCGGGCTACACCACCACCGCGCGAACTTCGACAGCGACTCCGAAGGTCATCACGGCTGGAGCGCCGACGATCTCGGGCTCTGCGGCGACCGGATCGACCCTCACTGCGAAGCCCGGCACGTGGACGACCGGAACACGGTTCACGTACCAGTGGTACGCGAACGGCGCGGCCGTCAGCGGTGCGACGGCCTCGACGTTCAAGCCCGCCTCGGTTCAGGCGGGCAAGACGATCACCGTGCGCATCACCGGATCGCAGACCGGCTACGCGACGGTCTCGAAGACCTCGGCCGCCACATCCAAGGTGTACCTCGCGCCGACCCCGACCATCACCGGCACGCCGGCCGTCGGGTCGACGCTCACCGCATCCGCGGGGACATGGACGACCGGATCGACCCTCACGTACCAGTGGTACGCCTCCGGCACCGCCATCACCGGCGCCACCGCGAAGACGCTCAAACTCAGCAGCTCCCAGGCCGGCATGCAGATCACCGTTCGCGTCACCGGATCGCTGACGGGCTACCCGACGACCTCACGCATCTCAGCTGCGACCCTCAAGGTCGCCACGGTCGGCACTCCCACAATCACCGGCACCGCCGTGGTCGGCTCGACCCTCACCGCGAAACCCGGCACGTGGACGACCGGGACGGCGTTCACGTTCCAGTGGTACGTGAACGGCGCGGCCGTCGAGGGCGCGACCTCCCCGAGCTTCATCCCGAGCGTCGATCAGCTGGACCAGCAACTTTCGGTCGAGCTGACCGGCAGCCTCGTGGGCTACGCGACCGTCGTCGCGGCGAGCGTCCCGACGCCGAAGGTGGTCGACGGCACCCCGACCGTTACGCCGGTCGAGTAG
- a CDS encoding FAD-binding protein, with product MRTHGGAVEGTPADWAEQLLPFVVEDGADTFILAGDDPTNMQRFIEEVAPALREAVEREIGPDASAGVIRSSAALAKRRGGIDYDAVPASLAASAIEPGDAKFARVRSTYLRGGDPGIVLQPTSTAEVVDAVAFARANPDVPLGIRSAGHGISGRSTNDGGIVIDLSRMHAIDVLDEASRLVRIEPGARWKDVAAALEPHGWALSSGDYGGVGVGGLATAGGIGWLVREHGLTIDHLRAVELVLADGSVVRASADERPDLFWAVRGAGANIGIVTAFEFEVDEVGTVAFAQLTFDASDTEGFLVAWSDWVVDAPRDLTSFLIVQPGGGGRPPIAHVMAVVDSDDADTVLARLQPLADAAPLVGQDVRLTSYRGIISNSSDGTHGAEGEPLSRTGLIGRFTPGFARDVARFLASGASHFFQVRAAGGAVHDVPADATAYAHRDAEFSVVAMGTRARRTSETWDELLAPHMTGSYLSFETEVGPAQLEAAFPPATLERLRRIKAEVDPGNLFRDNANVAEGVGA from the coding sequence GTGCGCACCCACGGCGGCGCCGTCGAGGGCACGCCTGCCGATTGGGCCGAGCAGCTGCTGCCCTTCGTCGTCGAGGATGGCGCCGACACCTTCATCCTCGCGGGCGACGACCCGACGAACATGCAGCGCTTCATCGAGGAGGTCGCGCCCGCCCTGCGCGAGGCGGTCGAGCGAGAGATCGGCCCGGATGCCTCGGCCGGGGTGATCCGATCGAGCGCGGCGCTCGCGAAGCGACGTGGCGGGATCGACTACGACGCCGTGCCCGCCTCGCTCGCGGCATCCGCGATCGAACCGGGCGACGCGAAGTTCGCCCGGGTGCGCTCGACCTACCTGCGCGGGGGAGACCCGGGCATCGTGCTGCAGCCGACGTCGACCGCCGAGGTCGTCGACGCGGTCGCGTTCGCCCGGGCCAACCCCGACGTGCCGCTCGGCATCCGCAGCGCGGGCCACGGCATCAGCGGCCGGTCGACGAACGACGGCGGCATCGTCATCGACCTCTCGCGCATGCACGCGATCGACGTGCTCGACGAGGCATCCCGGCTCGTGCGCATCGAACCCGGCGCCCGCTGGAAGGACGTCGCGGCAGCCCTCGAACCGCACGGCTGGGCGCTGAGCTCGGGCGACTACGGCGGGGTCGGCGTCGGCGGCCTCGCGACGGCCGGCGGCATCGGCTGGCTCGTGCGCGAGCACGGCCTCACGATCGACCACCTGCGCGCGGTCGAGCTCGTGCTCGCCGACGGCAGCGTCGTGCGCGCGAGCGCCGACGAGCGGCCCGACCTGTTCTGGGCGGTGCGCGGCGCGGGCGCGAACATCGGCATCGTCACGGCCTTCGAGTTCGAGGTCGACGAGGTCGGCACGGTCGCGTTCGCGCAGCTGACCTTCGACGCGAGCGACACCGAGGGGTTCCTCGTCGCGTGGAGCGACTGGGTCGTCGACGCGCCGCGCGACCTCACGAGCTTCCTCATCGTGCAGCCGGGCGGCGGCGGCCGACCGCCCATCGCGCACGTCATGGCCGTCGTCGACTCCGACGACGCCGACACCGTGCTCGCGAGGCTGCAGCCGCTCGCCGACGCGGCGCCGCTCGTCGGACAGGACGTGCGCCTCACGAGCTACCGCGGCATCATCTCGAACTCGAGCGACGGCACCCACGGCGCCGAGGGCGAACCGCTGTCGCGCACGGGGCTCATCGGGCGCTTCACGCCCGGGTTCGCCCGCGACGTCGCCCGCTTCCTCGCGTCGGGGGCGAGCCACTTCTTCCAGGTGCGGGCCGCGGGCGGGGCGGTGCACGACGTGCCGGCGGATGCCACGGCCTACGCCCACCGCGACGCCGAGTTCTCGGTCGTCGCGATGGGGACCCGCGCTCGCCGGACTTCGGAGACCTGGGACGAGCTGCTCGCCCCGCACATGACGGGCTCGTACCTGAGCTTCGAGACCGAGGTCGGGCCTGCGCAGCTCGAAGCGGCCTTCCCGCCCGCGACGCTCGAGCGGCTACGCCGCATCAAGGCCGAGGTCGACCCGGGCAACCTGTTCCGCGACAACGCGAACGTGGCGGAGGGGGTGGGGGCGTAG
- a CDS encoding winged helix-turn-helix transcriptional regulator: MEYSPGAEAAAPDEIGARRSARLRELGHIDDEACRRFTGAIEFAGRKWNAAILLAGVRGARRFSEYRDTVHGISDRVLAARLRELEADGLIERHVRPTTPVTIQYTPSTRALQLMELLQPLVEWQRADAGASVGISDKMGT, from the coding sequence ATGGAGTATTCCCCCGGAGCCGAGGCGGCGGCGCCCGACGAGATCGGCGCCCGCCGCTCCGCCCGCCTGCGCGAGCTCGGCCACATCGACGACGAGGCCTGCCGCCGGTTCACGGGGGCGATCGAGTTCGCCGGCCGCAAGTGGAACGCCGCGATCCTGCTCGCGGGCGTGCGCGGCGCCCGACGGTTCAGCGAGTACCGCGACACCGTGCACGGCATCTCCGATCGCGTGCTCGCCGCACGGCTGCGCGAGCTCGAGGCCGACGGGCTGATCGAACGGCACGTCAGGCCGACCACTCCCGTCACGATCCAGTACACGCCGAGCACCCGGGCTCTCCAGCTCATGGAACTGCTGCAGCCCCTCGTCGAGTGGCAGCGCGCCGATGCTGGCGCCTCGGTCGGCATATCCGACAAGATGGGCACGTGA
- a CDS encoding carbohydrate kinase family protein has protein sequence MTASVFIAGPASWNRIVLLDRLPEPVPHMQFALAEHETVGGTSAGKALGLAGLGRRHAFYTLVGDDADGTRVTAALRSAGVELIVGPTEATERHLNLMTPAGERVSLYLSSPGEASTESQRATGASVAAAMTDAPAIVLDLAPEAGRLIPAARATGRPIWTDIHDYDGRAEFHRPFIDAADAVFMNADGIGEDPVPFLRSLVDGGASVAVCTLGADGAVGLDAAGREHRVEAIPVEVLDTNGAGDAFMSGVLDATLDGAELPEALAAGARHAASVLTTRHLHPALDPILG, from the coding sequence GTGACTGCAAGCGTTTTCATCGCCGGGCCCGCGTCCTGGAACCGCATCGTCCTGCTCGACCGCCTACCCGAACCGGTGCCGCACATGCAGTTCGCCCTCGCCGAGCACGAGACCGTCGGCGGCACCTCCGCCGGAAAGGCGCTCGGGCTCGCGGGTCTCGGCCGACGACACGCGTTCTACACGCTCGTCGGTGACGACGCCGACGGCACCCGCGTCACGGCTGCACTGCGCAGCGCGGGGGTCGAGCTCATCGTCGGGCCGACGGAGGCGACCGAACGGCACCTCAACCTCATGACGCCCGCCGGCGAGCGCGTGTCGCTCTATCTCTCCTCCCCCGGCGAGGCGTCGACCGAGTCGCAGCGCGCCACCGGCGCATCCGTGGCAGCGGCGATGACGGATGCCCCGGCCATCGTGCTCGACCTCGCGCCCGAGGCTGGGCGACTCATCCCCGCGGCCCGCGCGACCGGTCGCCCGATCTGGACCGACATCCACGACTACGACGGGCGCGCCGAGTTCCACCGCCCGTTCATCGACGCGGCCGACGCCGTGTTCATGAACGCCGACGGCATCGGCGAAGATCCGGTGCCGTTCCTGCGCTCGCTCGTCGACGGCGGCGCCTCGGTCGCGGTGTGCACGCTCGGGGCCGACGGCGCTGTCGGGCTCGATGCGGCCGGGCGCGAGCACCGGGTCGAGGCGATACCGGTCGAGGTGCTCGACACGAACGGCGCCGGCGACGCGTTCATGTCGGGCGTGCTCGACGCGACGCTCGACGGTGCCGAGCTGCCCGAGGCCCTCGCGGCCGGCGCCCGCCACGCGGCATCCGTGCTCACGACCCGCCACCTGCACCCGGCGCTCGACCCGATCCTCGGGTAG
- a CDS encoding DNA-3-methyladenine glycosylase family protein translates to MTVDAELDWRAPHPTDLLQTVGVLRRGPGDPTYRLAADGSVWRTTRMPAGPATMRLSQRGANEFRCEAWGPGAAEAVASAPDLLGARDETDAFEPRLPRIADAHRRNPGMRVARSGRVFEALVPAVLEQKVITLQAHDSWRMLLWRFGEDAPGPTPFRMRVAPAPDGWRRIPSWEWHRAGVDPKRSRTIVSLAPFAARIDEAAAMTPADAFSRLTHFTGVGAWTAAEVAQRALGDADAVSVGDYHLANFVGHALEGRDMTDDEMLVALEPWAGQRYRAIRLLGYSGSRGKPRRGPRMEFVDHRAR, encoded by the coding sequence GTGACCGTGGACGCCGAGCTCGACTGGCGCGCGCCGCATCCGACCGATTTGCTGCAGACCGTCGGCGTGCTGCGCCGCGGCCCCGGCGACCCGACCTACCGGCTCGCCGCCGATGGCTCGGTCTGGCGCACGACGCGCATGCCCGCGGGGCCCGCGACGATGCGGCTCTCGCAGCGCGGGGCGAATGAGTTCCGTTGCGAGGCGTGGGGGCCCGGAGCGGCCGAGGCCGTGGCATCCGCACCCGACCTGCTCGGCGCGCGCGACGAGACCGATGCGTTCGAACCGCGGCTGCCGCGCATCGCCGACGCCCACCGGCGCAATCCCGGTATGCGGGTCGCGCGCAGCGGCCGGGTCTTCGAGGCGCTCGTGCCGGCGGTGCTCGAGCAGAAGGTCATCACCCTGCAGGCGCACGACTCGTGGCGCATGCTGCTGTGGCGGTTCGGTGAGGATGCCCCGGGCCCGACGCCGTTCCGCATGCGAGTCGCGCCGGCCCCCGACGGCTGGCGGCGCATCCCGAGCTGGGAGTGGCACCGCGCCGGCGTCGACCCGAAGCGCTCGCGCACGATCGTCTCGCTCGCGCCGTTCGCCGCACGCATCGACGAGGCCGCGGCCATGACGCCCGCCGACGCCTTCTCCCGGTTGACCCACTTCACCGGCGTCGGGGCGTGGACGGCCGCCGAGGTCGCCCAGCGCGCACTCGGCGACGCCGACGCCGTGTCGGTCGGCGACTATCACCTCGCGAACTTCGTCGGGCATGCGCTCGAGGGCCGCGACATGACCGACGACGAGATGCTCGTCGCGCTCGAGCCGTGGGCGGGTCAGCGGTACCGGGCGATCCGGCTGCTCGGCTACTCGGGGTCGCGCGGCAAGCCGCGCCGCGGCCCGCGCATGGAGTTCGTCGACCACCGGGCCCGCTGA
- a CDS encoding pyridoxal phosphate-dependent decarboxylase family protein yields MGAGENRSVPASEDPTRMHAVTGETESIVDLVLDYSRRRLLSTDTPLDKPETESELKRLAGRTIDERGIGASRALSIFEHVLAPACITIDHPQYLSFIPAAPTKAAMAFDLVVSASSLYGGSWMEGSGAVHAENEVLTWLATEFGLPAGAGGVFVQGGTIGNLSALVAARELAREKRTAAGEPMPARWKLVCSTEAHSSNKSAAKVMDVDVVLVPAGDDGMLRGDAVRAALEEHGGDVFAVIATTGSTNFGIVDDVASIAALKDEFDFWLHIDGAYGLTGMLSPVARERYRGVERADSVIVDPHKWLFAPFDACALIYRDPEIGRRAHTQHAEYLDTLTGKPEWSPSDYAVQLTRRPRGLPFWFSLATYGAAAYRAAITNSLELAQRIADEIRRRPELQLVRDPQLSIVVFEREGWTMDDYERWSAKLLDEQRAFVTPSSHAGRPNTRFAIINPMTTFEQLVGILDSMR; encoded by the coding sequence ATGGGCGCGGGTGAAAATCGTTCCGTGCCAGCATCCGAAGACCCCACGCGCATGCACGCCGTCACCGGCGAGACCGAGTCGATCGTCGACCTCGTGCTCGACTACTCGCGCCGCCGCCTGCTCTCGACCGACACCCCGCTCGACAAGCCCGAGACCGAGTCCGAGCTCAAGCGCCTCGCCGGCCGCACGATCGACGAGCGCGGCATCGGTGCGAGCCGCGCGCTCTCGATCTTCGAGCACGTGCTCGCGCCCGCGTGCATCACGATCGACCACCCGCAGTACCTCTCGTTCATCCCTGCGGCCCCGACGAAGGCCGCGATGGCGTTCGACCTCGTCGTCTCGGCATCGAGCCTCTACGGCGGCAGCTGGATGGAGGGTTCCGGCGCGGTGCACGCCGAGAACGAGGTGCTCACCTGGCTCGCGACCGAGTTCGGCCTGCCCGCCGGCGCGGGCGGCGTCTTCGTGCAGGGCGGCACGATCGGCAACCTCTCGGCACTCGTCGCAGCCCGCGAGCTCGCGCGCGAGAAGCGCACCGCGGCGGGCGAACCGATGCCGGCCCGCTGGAAGCTCGTCTGCTCGACGGAGGCGCACTCGTCGAACAAGTCGGCCGCGAAGGTCATGGACGTCGACGTCGTGCTGGTTCCAGCCGGCGACGACGGGATGCTGCGCGGCGACGCCGTTCGCGCGGCCCTCGAGGAGCACGGCGGCGACGTCTTCGCGGTCATCGCGACGACCGGCTCGACGAACTTCGGCATCGTCGACGACGTGGCGTCGATCGCCGCCCTCAAGGACGAGTTCGACTTCTGGCTGCACATCGACGGCGCCTACGGCCTGACCGGCATGCTCTCGCCCGTCGCGCGCGAGCGCTACCGCGGCGTCGAGCGCGCCGACTCGGTCATCGTCGACCCGCACAAGTGGCTGTTCGCCCCGTTCGACGCGTGCGCCCTCATCTACCGCGACCCCGAGATCGGCCGTCGGGCGCACACGCAGCACGCCGAGTACCTCGACACCCTCACCGGCAAGCCCGAGTGGAGCCCGTCGGACTACGCCGTGCAGCTCACCCGGCGCCCGCGCGGCCTGCCGTTCTGGTTCTCGCTCGCGACCTACGGCGCCGCGGCCTACCGCGCGGCGATCACGAACTCGCTCGAGCTCGCGCAGCGCATCGCCGACGAGATCCGCCGCCGCCCCGAGCTGCAGCTCGTGCGCGACCCGCAGCTCTCGATCGTGGTGTTCGAACGCGAGGGCTGGACGATGGACGACTACGAGCGCTGGTCGGCGAAGCTGCTCGACGAGCAGCGCGCGTTCGTCACGCCGAGCTCGCACGCGGGCCGCCCGAACACGCGCTTCGCGATCATCAACCCGATGACGACGTTCGAGCAGCTCGTCGGCATCCTCGACTCGATGCGCTGA
- a CDS encoding YceI family protein — protein MTANELDLSGDWDIDPAHSRIGFSAKHAMVANVRGAFNDVAGHLHVDFDDPAKSTAEIVLKTASIDTRNAQRDEHLRSADFFDVEQWPEITFTSDRIEEVADNALVVSGELTIRDVTKPITIPIEFTGAHTDAAGELRAGFEGTRRIDRREFGLEWNVALDTGGWLVSEKITLEFEISAVKRAVDAEAAA, from the coding sequence ATGACCGCCAACGAACTCGACCTCAGCGGCGACTGGGACATCGATCCCGCGCACAGCCGCATCGGCTTCTCGGCCAAGCACGCCATGGTGGCGAACGTCCGCGGGGCGTTCAACGACGTCGCCGGCCACCTGCACGTCGACTTCGACGACCCGGCGAAGTCGACCGCCGAGATCGTGCTCAAGACCGCCAGCATCGACACCCGCAACGCGCAGCGCGACGAGCACCTGCGCAGCGCGGACTTCTTCGACGTCGAGCAGTGGCCCGAGATCACCTTCACGAGCGACCGCATCGAAGAGGTCGCCGACAACGCGCTCGTCGTGTCGGGTGAGCTGACGATCCGCGACGTCACGAAGCCGATCACCATCCCGATCGAGTTCACCGGTGCGCACACCGACGCTGCCGGCGAACTGCGGGCCGGGTTCGAGGGCACTCGCCGCATCGACCGCCGCGAGTTCGGCCTCGAGTGGAACGTGGCACTCGACACGGGCGGTTGGCTCGTGTCGGAGAAGATCACCCTCGAGTTCGAGATCTCCGCCGTCAAGCGCGCCGTCGACGCCGAAGCGGCCGCCTGA
- a CDS encoding flavin reductase family protein — protein sequence MGRPDGPAPDLHLVIEPSVLYVGTPVYLVVTENPDGTANLAPASSHWALGRMLVLGLETDGQSAQNLLERPQLTVNFPAAAQWRNVERLSAVTGRDPVPDAKAGQYRFEPRKFELAGFSAQPSDLVAPPRVREAPLQFEGEVRRMTPGVDPGYFMVEVAVVRVHALPELNVPGTQHIDPHAWHPLIYSFRHFFDRGEQVGWTRKSPTAGALPDLSEPTSPDPDASEPAPPTAPGVARTPLQELERWESFGGTWALRELTDDGAIVSLCRCDGGEEVSRIVSSDPAFISWASEQEAQP from the coding sequence GTGGGCCGACCCGATGGGCCGGCGCCCGACCTCCATCTCGTGATCGAGCCGAGCGTGCTCTACGTGGGCACGCCCGTCTACCTCGTCGTCACCGAGAACCCCGACGGCACCGCGAACCTCGCCCCTGCGTCGAGCCACTGGGCGCTCGGACGCATGCTCGTGCTCGGCCTCGAGACCGACGGCCAGTCGGCGCAGAACCTGCTCGAGCGCCCGCAACTGACGGTGAACTTTCCCGCGGCGGCGCAGTGGCGCAACGTCGAGCGGCTCTCGGCCGTCACCGGACGCGACCCGGTGCCCGACGCGAAGGCCGGCCAGTACCGCTTCGAGCCGCGCAAGTTCGAGCTCGCGGGCTTCAGCGCGCAGCCCTCCGACCTGGTCGCGCCGCCGCGGGTGCGCGAGGCGCCGCTGCAGTTCGAGGGCGAGGTGCGTCGCATGACCCCGGGCGTCGACCCGGGCTACTTCATGGTCGAGGTCGCGGTCGTGCGCGTGCACGCGCTGCCCGAGCTCAACGTGCCCGGCACCCAGCACATCGACCCGCACGCGTGGCATCCGCTCATCTACAGCTTCCGCCACTTCTTCGACCGCGGCGAACAGGTGGGCTGGACGCGCAAGTCGCCGACCGCGGGTGCGCTGCCCGATCTGTCCGAACCGACGTCGCCCGATCCGGATGCCTCGGAGCCGGCGCCGCCCACGGCGCCCGGCGTCGCCCGCACGCCCCTCCAGGAGCTCGAGCGCTGGGAGAGCTTCGGCGGCACCTGGGCGCTGCGCGAACTGACCGACGACGGTGCGATCGTGAGCCTGTGCCGCTGCGACGGCGGTGAAGAGGTGTCCCGCATCGTGTCGTCCGATCCGGCGTTCATCTCGTGGGCGTCCGAGCAGGAGGCGCAGCCGTGA